Proteins found in one Lycium ferocissimum isolate CSIRO_LF1 chromosome 6, AGI_CSIRO_Lferr_CH_V1, whole genome shotgun sequence genomic segment:
- the LOC132061269 gene encoding uncharacterized protein LOC132061269, with product MDWEEATKLRLFQLNEMDEFRYQAYESETLYKERIKQYHDKKILKREFYKGDPVLLFNSRLKLLPGKLKSRWSDPFEVVSVSPHGALELKSEDGTRTFKVNGQRVKHYHGMVVGDRIIDRYRLKHLGTNADSTSPDQE from the coding sequence atgGATTGGGAAGAGGCAACCAAACTCAGGTTGTTTCAactcaatgagatggatgaattCCGATACCAGGCATATGAAAGTGAAACACTTTATAAAGAGAGAATAAAGCAATATCATGACAAGAAAATCCTGAAGCGAGAATTCTACAAGGGTGATCCTGTCCTGCTGTTTAACTCTCGATTGAAACTGCTACCGGGTAAGCTTAAGTCAAGGTGGTCCGATCCTTTCGAGGTGGTAAGTGTTTCACCCCATGGGGCGCTTGAACTGAAGTCCGAAGAtggaactcggacatttaaggtgaatgggCAGAGGGTGAAGCACTATCATGGGATGGTTGTTGGAGATAGAATTATTGACCGTTACCGATTGAAGCACCTTGGGACGAATGCTGACTCAACGAGTCCTGACCAAGAGTAA